Below is a window of uncultured Sphaerochaeta sp. DNA.
ATGATATGATGAACTATATCCAACCTGTTGCCTCATGGATCCTTGGGCTGCAGTGGATGGCTGCAGAAGTCTATCCCGAGCACTTTTCTGCATTGAACATGCAGAATGAGGTCACCTCCTTCTACCAGGATTTCTATCATCTTACCGATGAGAAGAAGCTTGGTTTCCTGAGAGACCGCTACAGTAATTCGGTTGCCATCAACGCACTATGAATGCCCATCAGCGCTATCAGGCGGAGCGTAAACGACGAACAGGACTCCTGCTAGGAATGCTGGGAGCAACACTGCTTCTAGCATTCCTGTTCCTCTTTGCGGGGAGGTATCCCTCTGCCGGTTTCAGATTCCCCACTGACTGGTCAACCAATGCCATGACCAGGAGTATCTTCCTGCGTATCAGGCTCCCTCGTATTGTTCTGGCCCTGCTTGCCGGTGCCATGCTCAGTGCAAGCGGGTTCACGTTCCAGATGCTGTTCTCCAATCCTTTGGTTGAACCTGGTTTCCTGGGTGTAAGCCAAGGGTCGGCCTTTGGGGCGGCATTGATGATTGTCATGGGAGTGGGATCAACCCTCTTTGTACAACTGAGTGCTACGCTCTTTGGGCTGTTGGCCTTGCTTGCATCCTACGTGCTTGCAACCCGTTTCAGGTTTGGAGGGTGGTTGTTGCGGCTGGTGCTCAGTGGAATAGCGGTGTCAGCCCTCTTCTCCAGTGCACTAGGTGTGATAAAATTGGTGGCGGAACCTACCAAGGATTTGCAAGACATTACCTTCTGGATGATGGGGGGGCTCTGGAATGCCTCCTGGGCCCAGATTCTCTCCATCCTATGGGTGGTCATCCTCAGTATGGCCATCCTCCTCGGATATAGATGGAAACTCAACCTGCTTAGTCTCCAGGAGAAGACATCTTTTTCTGTGGGAATGAACCCCAAGAGAGATAGGATCATTCTTCTGATAGTTGCCACGGTAGGGACCACGGTCACCATTTCCATCACCGGTCTGATCGGCTGGGTTGGCTTGATCACCCCTCACCTGGGTCGTAAGTTGTTTGGTTCCGATAGTTCCACCAGCCTTCCCGGTTCCATGATCCTGGGAGCATTCTTTCTCTTGGTCTGCGATACCATAGGGAGGACCATCCTGGCTACCGAGATTCCCATTGGACTGCTCACCAGCTTCCTTGGTGCCATTATCTTTATGATCATCCTCTCACTCAAGCACCAGGAGGGCAAAGCATGAACGCTTTGACGGTAAACCATCTGAGTTTTATCTACCCGAGCGGCACCAAAGCGCTCGATGATGTCTCACTCTCAGTAGAGGAAGGACAGAGTGTAGCTATCCTGGGCTCCAATGGAGCAGGTAAATCAACACTGCTCGATGTCCTGTTGGGATGGCAGAAGAGTGCACAGGTATCATTATATGGGAAACCAATCTCCTCCTATGGACGGAAGGAACTTGGCAGGACATTGGCCTTGGTTCCCCAATTTGAACAATACAACTTCTCTTTTTCGCTGATCGATTATGTTCTGTTTGGGCGTTCCCCCTACCTTTCAGGGCTGGGAACACCAAGTGAAGTGGATGCAGAGATAGCCTATCAGGCACTGTATGATGTGGGTTTGGCTGACTATGCAGAGAGGCATATCACCACCTTGAGCGGAGGAGAACATCAGTTGTTGCTACTTGCAAGGGCCATTGCTCAACAGAGCTCCATGCTCTTGCTCGATGAACCTACCAGTGCATTGGACCCTGCCAACCGGAAACGTGTGCTTACCATCTTGAAGCAGTTGCATGCGAAGGGGAAGACCCTTCTGTTTACCACCCATGACGCAAACCTTGCCTACGAGCTGGCAAGCCATGTGGCCATGGTGAAGAAGGGATCTCTGCTCTGTTATGGGCCAAAAGAAGAGGTGGTCAACACTACCATGCTGACCACCCTCTATGATACCGAGCTAACCGTTGCCCAAGTCGGTACAAAAACGCTTATTTATTGAGCTCCAGAGGGACAAAGCTGAAACTTCTTACATCAAACAACCCCATATCGGTGAGCTTATAGGCAGGGATAACCGGTAAGGACATGAAACAGAGTGTCATGAAGGGATCGATTTCCTTGCCGATATGCAGTGATTCCTGCGCAATATGATGAAGGTTTTCCAGCTGCTCAGCGATCACTGAGCCTGGCTCATAGCTCATCAAACCAGCTACGTTCTGTGCAAAGGAAGCTAGTACTTTCTTCTGTTTCACAATCACCATACCGCCTCCAATGGAGATCAAGTGCTCTACAGCCATGGCCATATCCCCATCATCATCCCCTGCTACAATGATGTTGTGTGAATCATGGGCAACGGATGTAGCCATCGCCCCACCCTGCAAGCCATACCCGCGTAAGAGAGCAACAGCAACATTTCCTGTTCCTGTGTGACGCTCAACCACTGCAAGCTTGATGATATCCTGGCTCTTGTCATGGACCCATTCGCCATTTTCCACCTTAACGGTAGCCTCTCCCGCTCCAGTGACCACCCCTCCTGGGATGATGTCTATTACACGAACATGGGATCTGGAAAGGGGCAAGCGGAGACGCTTGGCTGAGAATTCCTTGACTTGCATCTTGCCAGAGACACGATCATCATGTTTTGCTTTTGAAGCATTGCAGATCGATCCATCTTCAGCTACCAAGTCTCCAGCCACATATACCTGATGCATGGAGAACTCTTTCAGGTCATTGCAAAGCAGGAAATCCGCACGCTTACCAGGTGCAATCGCACCCCGGTCAGACAGGTGATAGCAATCTGCACTATTGATGGTAGCCATGCAGATGGCCTCAATTGGATCAAGTCCATCCTGTACTGCAATGCGTACATTGTTGTTAATGTGCCCATCGGTGAGAATGCTTTTCGGTTGCCGATCATCCGTACAGAAGATACAGCGTCTACTGTTTTTTTCCGTCACTCCTCCCAGGAGCATCAATACATTTTTACAAGCCGACCCTTCACGGAGCATGACATACATGCCACGTCGGATACGGTCACGCAGCTCTTGCTCATTCTCGCACTCATGGTCGGTTAGAATCCCTGCACTTGCATAGGCATCAAGCTCTGCTCCGCCGATTGCAGGGCTATGGCCATCGATCACCTTGGAAAGGTGCTTCGCCTCCATGATCTTGTCCAGAACCAAATCTGTTCCGGCGACTACACCAGGGAAGTCCATCATCTCACCTAAACCAAGCACTCTCTCATGTTGCAAGGCTTCCTTGATATCCATTGCTTCCAATACAGCCCCACTATGCTCAAAGGTAGTAGCCGGGACACAGGAAGGCACCATAAAGAAAGCTTGCAACGCTGTCTCATGAGATGCCTCCAGCATATAGGACAGTCCATCAAGACCACATACATTGCAGATTTCATGGGGATCTGCAACTACTGTGGTGGTTCCACAGGGAACCACAAGATTGGAGAATTCCTCGGGAGTGGCATGGCTGGACTCAATATGTACATGACTGTCTATAAAACCTGGCAGGAGATAGCGCCCCCCACCATCAACCACCGTTTCGGCTTCTCCTTGTCCACACTCAGCAAAACCTGCAATGTATCCGGATTGGATCAGGAGGTCAGCCTCAAACCACTCCTTGTTATATACATCCAAAATATGGGTATTCGTAATGCACAAGTCAGCTTTTTGCCTTCTTGCTGCAGTTTCTATCACTTCCTGCAGTCTTTTCTTCGTAACCATTCGAGCTCCTTCTGCAACATTTTGCAACGTCTTTCTATCAGTGTACCACTTCACGATAATTGTTCAAGGGAAAATATTGGTAGTAGGTATACAGCATAATTAATAATTTGTATTGATAATGAAGTAGGTTTTTTTCGCTATATAGCAAAATTTCTAGAAAATTTTTAGCCAGATTCCCAAAATTATACCCTATAATTTGGTTATATAACAAATGTAACGATTTTTCTGTACGATTTGATACAGATAGGGTAGAATGGTATCAACCAAAACATCTGCAAGGAGTGCATCGATGGAAAAGTTTTTCAAGCTCAAAGAACGAAAAACGACCGTCAAGACTGAAGTCATGGCAGGTATTACTACCTTCTTAACTATGGCTTACATTCTTGCCGTCAACCCAGGCATCCTTTCCGAATCCGGAATGGATTTCTCCAAAGTATTTGCTGCAACTGCAATTGCTGCATCAATCGCAACCTTGGTAATGGCCCTGTTGGCCAATCTACCATTCGCTCTTGCCCCAGGCATGGGTCTGAACGCCTTCCTTACCTACACCGTCGTTTTCGGTATGGGTTACACATGGCAGTTCGCCCTCACGGCAGTATTCGTTGAAGGTATCATTTTCTTGATCCTCACCGCTGCCAATATCCGTGAGGCAATTGTCAACAGCATCCCAGCCAACCTAAAACGTGCAATCGGTGTTGGTATCGGTCTCTTCATTGCCTTCATTGGCATGCAGAATGCTGGTATCATCGTTGATGGAGCTACGTTGGTTTCTCTGAATGCTGACTGGTTCATGGGAGCTCCCGGCCTTGCCATGATTGGCTTGATCATTACCGGTATCCTCTTGGCCCACAAGGTGAACGGTGCCCTTCTCATTGGTATCGTTGTTACCACCATTATCGGCATTCCTTTTGGAATCACCGCATACAAGGGTGGCTCTTACCTTCCCCCAGCCCCGTACTTCTTCCCATTCGAGTTCTCTAATATCATGAGTGTTGACTTCATCGTTGTTGTCTTCACCTTCTTGTTTGTAGATATGTTCGATACAGTTGGAACCCTGATCGGTTGTGCCACCAAGGCTGACATGATCCAGGATGATGGATCCATCCCCAACTGTAAGGAAGCACTGTTCGCTGATGCAATCGGAACAACCGCAGGTGCAATCCTCGGAACCTCGACCGTTACCACATTTGTTGAATCTTCCAGTGGTGTTGTTGAAGGTGGACGAACTGGCTTGACTGCATTGACCGTTGCTATTCTCTTCGCTCTCTCCCTGTTCCTCGAACCGTTGTTCGGTTCCATTCCTAGTGCTGCTACAGCACCTGCCTTGATCATCGTCGGTGTTATGATGATGAGCCCGGTAAAGGATATCGAGTGGGACGAGATGACCGAAGCTATCCCCGCCTTCTTGACCATGATCTTCATGATCGTAGCTTACAGCATTGCAGATGGTATCATGTTCGGTATCCTCTCCTATGTATTGCTCAAGCTCTTCACCAAGAAGACCAACGACATTTCAAAGATGACTTGGGTTGTTTTTGCTCTGTTCGTGATCAAGATTATTTTCGGCGCCCTCTAAGAGCTTCAGCTCTGTTCTTATGGACCTCCTTACTCAGGGGGTCCAATTTTTATCCCCTACCCATCACCCAGTTTCTACGGTACAATAGCACTCGTTGAGGAGTAAATTATGCGCGCAAACATGATGCGATTGGATACGAATAAAGTGTATTTAGTCACCGGGGCTGCCGGTTTTATTGGGTTTCATCTAAGCAAACGATTGCTTGGGCTTGGATGCACGGTCATTGGTTTGGATAACCTGAACGATTACTATGAGGTGTCTCTCAAGGAAGAGCGACTGAGGATGTTGGCCTGTGAACAATTCATCTTCTATAAAGTAGATCTTGCTGACAGGAAAGAGCTTGATGCAATCTTTACCCGACACCAGGTAACCCATGTCATCAACCTTGCTGCACAAGCAGGGGTGAGATACAGCATCGACAACCCGTATGCATACCTACAATCGAATCTTGTGGGTTTCCTCAATATCTTGGAATGCTGTCGTCATCATGCAGTAGAACACTTGGTTTATGCCAGCAGCAGTTCCGTCTATGGCTTGAACAGCAAGATACCCTACTCCACACAAGATAAAGTTGACCATCCTGTAAGCCTCTATGCAGCTACCAAGAAATCCAATGAGCTGATGGCCCATGCATACACACACCTCTATCATATCCCGACCACAGGACTGAGATTCTTCACGGTCTATGGGCCGTACGGTAGACCGGATATGGCATACTTTTCATTCAGTAAAAGGATCATGGAAGGGAAAGGCATCAAGGTCTTTAACAATGGGGATATGTGGCGTGATTTCACCTACGTCGATGACATCATTACCGCCTTGGAAAACATCATTCCCAATATACCTGAAGAGAATGAAGCAAAGGATCGCTACAAGGTCTATAATATCGGAAACAATAAACCAGTGAAATTGAAGCAGTTCATAGAAACACTGGAACAGTGTCTGGGAAAGAATGCGGAAAAAGAATATCTACCGATGCAACCTGGGGATGTGTACCAGACCTATGCAGATGTCACTGACCTGATGGAAGATTTTGATTTCAGACCCAATACTCCTCTTGAGCAAGGGCTTGAGGCTTTTGTCTCGTGGTTCAAGCCATACTATGGATACTAGAAATACACTCTATGATGTAGTGGTTATTGGAGGAGGAGCTGCTGGGCTGTTTCTTGCTGCTCATCTTCCCACTTCCAAGGCACTGCTGATCGAACACAAGGAAGCAGCAGGCAAGAAGATCCTGATCACCGGTGGAGGCATGTGCAACCTTACCAATACCCAAGCGAAAGAGGATTTCCTGCAGCATTATGGTAGCAGAGCACAGCGCAACTTTCTTCTTCCCTCCTTCCAGGCTTTCCCTCCCTCATCTCTCATGCAATGGTTCGAGTCCAAGGGGGTTTCCCTCGTGACCAGGGAGGATGGGAAGGTGTTCCCCGCTTCACTGGATGCCCATGAGATCAGGGATGTGCTGGTCAGGGAGAGTAAAGCCAGCATAGTGTACAACTCCAAGATCTCTTCACTCAGCAAGGATGGAGAATATTTCTCTATACACACCGATAATGGGTGTTTTACATGCAAAAACCTGGTATTGGCTACTGGTGGAATGAGTTATCCGAACACAGGAAGTGATGGGAGTGGATATAGCCTAGCCAAAATGCTTGGGCACTCCATCGTTCCTCCAAAACCAGCGCTCGCTGCCATCATGGTGGATACGTATCAGTGGAAGCACCTTGCAGGTAATGCAATCCGCTCTTCATATGCAGAGTTTCATCATCCAGGGGAGAAAAAACGGTTCCTGCAAGCTACTGGGGATATACTGTTTACACACGATGGACTCTCAGGTCCCTTGATCCTTACGGCCAGCCGTGAGCTGAAAGCAGGCGATTCCATCACATTCTCCCTGCTGCCGATGGAGAACAAACGAGAGGTTCAGGAATATCTCCTTGCACTCCTCTCCTCACAACCCAAGAAGCAGGTTTCAACCATCCTCAAGGAGGCAGGTCTTGTAACATCCCTTGCCCAGCAGGTAGTCAGGGAACTTACGCTTGATCCTACCAGTACCCCAGCCCACCTGAACAAAGCACAGCGGCAGGACCTGGTTAGGATGGTTACAGAGAGACGGTTCATCATCAAGGGGATCAAGGGATTCAATGCAGCGATGGTCACCTGTGGTGGAGTGAGCTTGAAAGAGATAGACAGAAACAACATGCAATCGAAGAGGGTTGAGCATCTCTACTTCTGTGGTGAAATTTTGGATGTGGATGGACAGAGTGGAGGCTACAACCTTCAGGCGGCATTTTCTACAGCGTACTGTGTAGCTGAACATATACAAGTATAGGAGGAAGATTTTATGCAATTTCTTTGGACAACAATAACCGTTGGGAATATGGAAGAGAGCCTGGAATTTTACCAGGATATTCTCTCACTACCGATATCCAGCAGAATGCAAACACCTGCCGCTGAGATTGTGTTTTTAGGAGATGGAGAAACTAAGATCGAGTTGATCCATCACCCAGGAGAAGAGAGCTCTCCCGTAGGAAAGAACATCAGTATAGGATTAAGCGTCAAGAATCTTGATGACCACATGGCAATGCTCAAGGAAAAAGGCATTCCCATCGCAGAGGGACCCTTCTCCCCAAATCCTTCCGTCCGGTTTTGCTTTGTGCATGACCCAAACGGTGTCCGTGTGCAATTTGTGGAACGCAACTGATAGAGTTTGAGCCGGGATTTCTCCCGGCTCAAAAACTCTAGATACCTTTGAAATACTGACTATTTGATGCGCTTTACAGCAGCCTCAAGCAGCTCTTCCAGCTTTGCAGAAGGATTCTGGAACTTTGCCAGGAAGATCATTGCAGCAATGACGTATGGCTTGTAACTGGCTTCCTTGTACAGGGGTACCAGATACCTGTCAAATACGGAAGCTTCAACCTCACCTTCCTTACAGGAAAGACCAGTGATGTCAGCAGGCAGGCAGTGCATGTAGAGAGCCTTTCCGTCCTTGGTGGTCTTCATCAAGTCTTCAGTACAGGTCCAATCCTTGAATTTGGCATTGTTAGCCAGACAGGTTTTCTCCAGTGCCTTCAATGCTTCCTGGTCGCCCTGCTCAACAATCTTGGTTCTCTCTTCCATAACTGCAAAGGGAGCCCAGCTCTTGGGATAGACAATGTCAGCATCCTTGAATGCTTCAGCCATGGACTCCACTCTCTTGTAGGAACCACCGCTCTTCTTTGCATTCTCTGCAGCGACTTCTTCAACATCAGCCATTACATTGTACCCTTCTGGGTGAGCAAGTACGACATCCATGCCAAAGCGGGTGAACAGTCCGATGATGCCCTGAGGGACAGAAAGGGGCTTGCCGTATGAGGGGCTATAGGCCCAGGTCATGGCTACTTTCTTGCCCTTGAGGTTCTCAACACCACCAAAGTGATTGATCACGTGCAGCATGTCAGCCATGCTCTGGGTTGGGTGGTCGATATCGCACTGGAGGTTGACCAAGGTGGGTCTCTGCTCGAGTACTCCATCGTCATAGCCGTCCTGTACAGCCTCAGCAACAGTCTTCATGTAGGTGTGGCCTTTGCCAATGTACATGTCGTCACGGATACCGATGACGTCAGCCATGAAACTAACCATGTTGGCGGTTTCACGAACGGTCTCGCCGTGAGCGATCTGGCTGGTCTTCTCGTCAAGATCCTGGACCTCAAGGCCGAGCAGGTTACAAGCACTTGCAAAGCTGAAGCGTGTTCTTGTGGAGTTGTCACGGAAAACGGAGATTCCAAGTCCACTGTCGAACACCTTGGTGGAAATATTGTTCTCGCGTAATGCACGCAGTACTTCTGCTACCTGAAAAACGGCAGCAATTTCGTCATCACTCTCTTTCCAGGTATGGAAAAAGTCGTTGAGATACATGTTGTCAGTTTTGAGGGTTTTCAGTTCCTCGATCATCTGTTTGATTGTGGCTTTGTCCTTCATGTGGGGAAACCTCCGTAAGTTTTGAATCATAAAAAATCCAGACAATGGCACTATACCATGGCAGTGTCCCATTGTCCAGATTTATGTTGCAGTTTGTTGCAAGATTCCGTTAAATCTTGCCAAGCTCCTTCAAGATCTTCTCAGGTGAGAACGGCCAACTGCGCATCCAAACTCCTACTGCATCGTGTATGGCGATGGCGAGTGCTGGAGCTGCTCCGTTGGTTGCGATCTCACTGATGGATTTGGCTCCATAGGGGCCTACCTCATCATTGATATCGATCAGGACCGCCTTGAAGTCCTCTGGCTGTTCATCAATCATGGGGACTCCATACTCACTCAGTTTTGCATTGATACATACACCATTCTCATCGAGGAGCATCTGCTCATAGAGCGAATGCCCGACGGACTTCAGTGCTGCACCATACATCTGACAGAGTGCCAATTCCGGATTGATCGGGGTACCGGCATCCTGCAGAGCATAGTACTTCTGTACCTTTACCTGGCCGGTTCTGACGTTGACCGCAACCTGCACAAAGTGAGCACCGTAAGGGATGGAGTTGTGGTTCGTGGTAAAGGAACCTTTTCCCATCACCTGACCGCGACCTGTACCGGTAAGCGCATCATGACTGAGCTTTGCGTAATCAAGTGTCTTGCCACTCTTGGTACTGTACACCTCGCCAGGAGAGCGAAGGATCAAATCCTCTGCTTTCTCTCCCATCTGATAGGCTGCCTCATCAAGCAGATTCTTCTTCAGGTCCTGTGCAGCCTTGTAGCTTGCACCACCACTGAAGTAGGTTCCGCTTGAGGCATAAGCACCTGTGTCAAACGTACAGCTGTCGGTATCACCACTGGTAACGGTCACCCTGTCCAAAGGCACACAGAAGGCTTCACTGATCATCTTTGCGCTGATGGTATCCAACCCGGTACCCAAATCGGCGCCGCCACTGAATATCTGGAATGTTCCATCGGTCAGCAGTTTAGCCCATGCATTGGAGTGGTCGAGGCCGGGCAACCCGCTTCCCTGCTGGATCATGGCAAAACCCTTGCCGATTCTCCAGTCGGGGTCCTTGGATTCAACTTTCTTGCCCCACTCGATCATCTTTGCACCCTGGGTAAGGGCTTGTTCCAAGCCACATGAACCGACGGGTACCACATTTCCTTCACGGCCTTCGCCGAGGCCCTTGAGAATCTCAAGCATGTAGCCTGGTTCAACCTTGTTCTTCATGGCCATGTCGTAGTAATCGATTCCCAGCTTTTCAGCAAGCTCCGCCATACAGGTCATCAGTGAGTAGGTCCCCTTAGGGGCTCCATAGCCCTGGTAGGCTCCTGTAGGTGGAATGTTTGTGTAATAAGTGATTACATCAAACTTCATGTTGTCGCACTTGAGCAAAGGCAAGGTCTTGCTACAGGCATTCATCGGGACAGTAAGACAGTGGTTGCCGTATGGTCCGGTATTGGCCCTGACATCCATATACACGGCTGTGATTGTGCCATCCTTCTTTCCGCCCATCTTGACGGTCATCCGCATCGGGTGACGAGTGGAGTTTGCGATAAACTCTTCCTCACGGGTATTGCGGTAGTAGATTGGTTTTCCGGTTACCCAAGTGGCATATCCTACCAGATCCTCAACCAATATATCCTGCTTGCTGCCATACCCACCGCCAACACGCTCCTTGATGATTCGAATCTTGTTCTCAGGAATCTGACAGACCCAAGAGACAATTCTTCTCACATGGTAGGGAACCTGGGTGGAGGCATTGATAACCAATCTTCCACCATCAATCCTAGCATAGGCAAGGTGTGGCTCAAGGGGAGTACACTGGATCTGACTGGTCTGGTAGGTTCTTTCGACCACTGCATCAGCTTCCTTGAACCCCTTTTCCACATCACCGATCTGGCCATGGGCTGCTGAGGCAATATTTCTTCTGATATCACCATGCAGAGGGAACTGATAGACAACCTTTCCATCCCTGGGATCGGCTTCCTTGTTGTACTCTTCCAAATTCTCGGGAGCACCACTGCGATACTCTGCCACCCCGTTATGAACACGAGGGGCCCCTTCTTCCATTGCTTCCTCGACGGTGAAAACCGGCTTGAGTACCTCATACTCCACCTTGATCGCAGAGCGAGCAGCAACTGCCTGTTCATAGGTTTCTGCAACGATTGCTGCTACACGGTCACCCACATGCCTAACCTTCCGGTTGAGCAATCTTCGATCGTGTGGACTGGGTTCTGGATTCCCCTGCCCAGCCTGCATATAGAATACATCAGGACAGTTCTCATGGGTGATGATAGTGACCACGCCTTCCATCGCCAGGGCTTTCTTGGTATCGATCTTCTTGATGTAAGCATGGGCGTATGGGCTGCGAAGGATCACCATTGAGTGATAGCCCGGCAAAACCCTGTCCTCAACGAAGCTAGCTTCGCCTGCAACCAGTTGCGGTCCATCGACCTTTCCCTTTGGCTTTCCAACATAGGTCAGCTCATCTCTAAAGGAGGGAGAAATTTCGCTCTTGTATTTTCCATCCTTCATTCTTTCCAGAGCCAACTTCACTGCTAGATAGTAGTGTTCATAGCCTGCATCGCGTATAAAGATACCACTGAGTACCTGATTGATTTGTTCCTTGGTAGGATTACTCTCATGTTCAAGCAACCAAGTCAGAAGCAACGCTGCAGCAGGTGCATTGTAAGCACTCTGTACAACGCCTGCATCGATCATGGCCTGCTGGATGACATTCAGACTTCGACTGGTACCCATTGATTCAGCGGTCTTGATCTCAGCACCTTCAGCCTGAAGAGCCAACATCAAATTGGCATACACAGGAACGTCATTGAAAATAACGGTATCACTGCCTGCAAAGCCTTCCTTATCATCACTGTCACGTACGCTGGTATACCCAAGGCGAACGAGCATTTCGCGCAAGCTTTCTGACTGCTTGCAACTTACTGTATGTTTCTTACCGTTAACGGTACAGACAATTTTGTTCATTGTGCACCTCCTTTGAGAAATGCAGAGAAGAGCTGCCCCACCCCTTCACTGGCTATATAGCGCTTGTAATCGGAGCTGCCAGTCATATCGTCCACGACCTCAATGTCATGTCGCACAGCAAGCTGTACATCCTCTCTTGTGGTCAACTCACCGTTCTCGATGGAATTCTCCACCTTCTCCAATCGTTGGACACCTTTTCCGTATACAGCAACAAAGACCCGTACGTGGTCTATGACCTGCTCACTGTCCTTTGTTGCACTGAATCCAACGGTTACCGCAGCACGGTTCTGACTGCTCATTGCATACCGCACAGTTCCCACATACCGGTCATCCTTGGAGAGGCTGACAGCCAACAACAAGGTACCTGCAAACTGCTTATGATAGGCATGGTATTCTCGGATGGGGATATTGTCCTCACTGTATACTCCCTTTTCGGTCAGATTGGCCGTAAGAAGCCGAGCACGGCTTGCAATCAATGCGGGAGCAAGATAGGAGTGGTCACTCATCAGTGCAAGATTGCCTCCGATGGTGGCCATATTACGCTTGGTGAAGGAACCACAGAAATGAGCAGCATCCTTGAGCCATGAAGGGATCAATGGTGATTCAATCAGCTGCTGCAGCGTCACCATGCTACCAATCTTGATGGTGGAACCTTCATCAGTGATGGTATCCAAACCAAGCTTGGAGAGGCTGATG
It encodes the following:
- a CDS encoding FAD binding domain-containing protein produces the protein MIQEYLIANTTEDALNKKRSNTKSVFYAGGTEINRLHSTVEGQTAISLSKLGLDTITDEGSTIKIGSMVTLQQLIESPLIPSWLKDAAHFCGSFTKRNMATIGGNLALMSDHSYLAPALIASRARLLTANLTEKGVYSEDNIPIREYHAYHKQFAGTLLLAVSLSKDDRYVGTVRYAMSSQNRAAVTVGFSATKDSEQVIDHVRVFVAVYGKGVQRLEKVENSIENGELTTREDVQLAVRHDIEVVDDMTGSSDYKRYIASEGVGQLFSAFLKGGAQ
- a CDS encoding molybdopterin-dependent oxidoreductase Mo/Fe-S-binding subunit; this translates as MNKIVCTVNGKKHTVSCKQSESLREMLVRLGYTSVRDSDDKEGFAGSDTVIFNDVPVYANLMLALQAEGAEIKTAESMGTSRSLNVIQQAMIDAGVVQSAYNAPAAALLLTWLLEHESNPTKEQINQVLSGIFIRDAGYEHYYLAVKLALERMKDGKYKSEISPSFRDELTYVGKPKGKVDGPQLVAGEASFVEDRVLPGYHSMVILRSPYAHAYIKKIDTKKALAMEGVVTIITHENCPDVFYMQAGQGNPEPSPHDRRLLNRKVRHVGDRVAAIVAETYEQAVAARSAIKVEYEVLKPVFTVEEAMEEGAPRVHNGVAEYRSGAPENLEEYNKEADPRDGKVVYQFPLHGDIRRNIASAAHGQIGDVEKGFKEADAVVERTYQTSQIQCTPLEPHLAYARIDGGRLVINASTQVPYHVRRIVSWVCQIPENKIRIIKERVGGGYGSKQDILVEDLVGYATWVTGKPIYYRNTREEEFIANSTRHPMRMTVKMGGKKDGTITAVYMDVRANTGPYGNHCLTVPMNACSKTLPLLKCDNMKFDVITYYTNIPPTGAYQGYGAPKGTYSLMTCMAELAEKLGIDYYDMAMKNKVEPGYMLEILKGLGEGREGNVVPVGSCGLEQALTQGAKMIEWGKKVESKDPDWRIGKGFAMIQQGSGLPGLDHSNAWAKLLTDGTFQIFSGGADLGTGLDTISAKMISEAFCVPLDRVTVTSGDTDSCTFDTGAYASSGTYFSGGASYKAAQDLKKNLLDEAAYQMGEKAEDLILRSPGEVYSTKSGKTLDYAKLSHDALTGTGRGQVMGKGSFTTNHNSIPYGAHFVQVAVNVRTGQVKVQKYYALQDAGTPINPELALCQMYGAALKSVGHSLYEQMLLDENGVCINAKLSEYGVPMIDEQPEDFKAVLIDINDEVGPYGAKSISEIATNGAAPALAIAIHDAVGVWMRSWPFSPEKILKELGKI
- the ygeW gene encoding knotted carbamoyltransferase YgeW, whose translation is MKDKATIKQMIEELKTLKTDNMYLNDFFHTWKESDDEIAAVFQVAEVLRALRENNISTKVFDSGLGISVFRDNSTRTRFSFASACNLLGLEVQDLDEKTSQIAHGETVRETANMVSFMADVIGIRDDMYIGKGHTYMKTVAEAVQDGYDDGVLEQRPTLVNLQCDIDHPTQSMADMLHVINHFGGVENLKGKKVAMTWAYSPSYGKPLSVPQGIIGLFTRFGMDVVLAHPEGYNVMADVEEVAAENAKKSGGSYKRVESMAEAFKDADIVYPKSWAPFAVMEERTKIVEQGDQEALKALEKTCLANNAKFKDWTCTEDLMKTTKDGKALYMHCLPADITGLSCKEGEVEASVFDRYLVPLYKEASYKPYVIAAMIFLAKFQNPSAKLEELLEAAVKRIK